CTGCGGATCGGCGATCCACCGGAATTTCAGCAGATCGGTTTCGGCGATCGGCCGGCGCTCCGCCGCCGCCGCGGGCCGTGCACCGAACCCGAACGCGAAAACGGTCCCCAGGAGAACGGAAGGAAGTCTTCTCATCGTCCGGGGAGCATATTCCGAGGCTCCGCGGCCCCGCCACGGCGCGAGAGCGTCAGCCGATCGAGGTCCGATCCGCCTCCGTCATCCGGACGGGCGACGCGGGAAGGCGATCGAGCACCGGGAGCCCGCCCGCGCCGACGCGCCCGAACGACAACACTCCCGTCGGGCACATCTGGACGCACGCGGAGCAGCGCACGCACTGGGGATCTTCCATCGGGACGCCCTGATTGGCGAAGCTCATGACGTCGATGCCCTGGTGGCACACGGAGGTGCAGACGTTGCAGGAAATGCATTTCGCCTTCTCGGGAAAGATCCGGAAGCGCGAGAACCGCGCGTACACGTGCATGAGCGCCGCGAGGGGACAGGCGAACCGGCACCACACGCGTCCGGAGAACCAGAAATAGAATCCGACTCCGACGATTCCCGCCAGGAAGAGATCGACGAGGCGCGCATAGTTCAACGGAATCCCGAGCGGCGCCCATCCCGAGAGCATTCCGTCGTAGAGGCGCGCGGCGGCCGCGCCCACGCGGGTCCCGGGCGCCGCCCAGGAAACGGCGCGCCCCGCGAAGAGCAGGAGTGCGGCCGCCAGGATCGCCTGCCCCGCCATGTTGACCCGGTTCCAGAGCGGCCCGTGCGGCATCTTCTGCCGGTGCCTGTCGCCGAGCGTCTCGGCGAGCGCGCCGCACGAGCAGATCCACCCGCAGTAGGCGCCCTTTCCCCACCGGCGAACGATCAGCGGGATCGCGACGAACGTCTGCAGGAATGCGATCGCGAGCCACCAGCTCATCGGGCGCGGCGAGAAGACGTTCCAGACGAAGAGCGGCCAGGCGAGGATCAGCCCGAACGCGCGCCAGTATTCCCGCCCCTGTCCGGACGAGACGGCCGGGAACAGGTGATCGGCGATCGTCTTCCCGACGCCCGAATCGAAGGCGCCCGCGTGCCCCCACCACGGGAGGAGGACGTACGGAAGCAGGAAGAGCGGAACGAGCTGGATCGCGATCAGCGCGACCGTCTGGCGCGTCACGTAAGGGGTTCGGCGGCGCCGGATCCGGGCGACGCCGAACAGGACGATCGCAAGGCAATACGCGACGGAATAGTAGAAACCCGGCTCCCGAAGCGAGATCGCGACCGCGGTGGCGAGCGGCGCGGCGCCGTCGCCCGAACCGGCGAGGCGCACGTCGAACGGGAACCATCGGCGCGATTCGAAGACGCGCGTGAGGGACCCGCCCGCCTTCCAGTTGAAGAGGAAAGTGCAGAACGCGACGAACGCGGCGAACGCCGCCGCCCGTCCGGCGGTCCATTCCCCCCGGATCCGGATCCCGGACCGCCGGAAGAAATCGAGCGGAGCCCTGCGCCCGATCATCGTGAACACCACGTCGTTGGAGACCGCGCGCTCCCGGCCGTCCGCCTCGCGCAGCACGACCCGGCCGGGTTCGATCCGCGCGACCTCCGTGCCGAGCGCGATCGCGATCCGTCCCGGCGGATGCTCGACGGCGTCGAAGGCGCCGGTGGCCGCGGTGACTCTTTCGGAGCTCGGATGCTCGACGCCGACCGGCGCGCGCGGGTCGTGTTCGAGAGCGTGGAGCGCCGCGACGTTGGCCGGCTTCGGCCGCACGAGATCCTTCCCGCGGCACGCGAGCGTGGTGCGCGCGCCGGAAGCCGCCAGCGCGATCGCCGTCTCGACCGCGCTGTCCCCGCCGCCGACGACGAGCGCGTCCTGCCCGGCGAAATCCTTCGGGTCGTAGAGCCGGTTGAACACCTTCCCCGAGTCCTCCCCGGGGACGCCCAGGCGCCGATGGCTGCCGCTCCGGCCGATCGCGACGATCACGCGTCGTGCGGCCGTGGGAGACCGCCCGTCGGCATGATGGAGCCGCAGGACGGCACCGGCGCGCTCGACGCGGTCGATCCGGGAGAACACCGGATCGATGCCGGCTCCGCGGCGCTGCGCTTCCAGGCTCTCGAGGAGCGCTTCCTTCGGGTGGACCTCCTCGCGGAATCGGAGCCTCCCTGCCGGGCTCATTCCGGAGGGGTACGTGAAGATCGGCTTCCCCTTCGGGAAGTTCGCGACCGTCGAGAACGGCTCGGACGCTTCGAAGACCGAGAATCGGAGCCCGAGCGCTTTCGCCTCGAGCGCCGCGGAGATGCCGGCGACTCCTCCTCCGACGATCGCGAGATCGAGCACGGCCGGGTCTTCCCCCGGCCCGGCGAGCTCGGCGGCGACGGCGCGGGCCGCCCGGGCGCCGCCGTCGGCGGAAAGTTTCAGGAGGGGGATCCCGGTCAGGTCGCCGGCGATGCGCACGCCGGGGACCGCCGTCTCGCCCCCCTCGCCGAT
This genomic stretch from Thermoanaerobaculia bacterium harbors:
- a CDS encoding NAD(P)-binding domain-containing protein, yielding MPNPVARYTRWLHTRWPAGTVEKLPEIGEGGETAVPGVRIAGDLTGIPLLKLSADGGARAARAVAAELAGPGEDPAVLDLAIVGGGVAGISAALEAKALGLRFSVFEASEPFSTVANFPKGKPIFTYPSGMSPAGRLRFREEVHPKEALLESLEAQRRGAGIDPVFSRIDRVERAGAVLRLHHADGRSPTAARRVIVAIGRSGSHRRLGVPGEDSGKVFNRLYDPKDFAGQDALVVGGGDSAVETAIALAASGARTTLACRGKDLVRPKPANVAALHALEHDPRAPVGVEHPSSERVTAATGAFDAVEHPPGRIAIALGTEVARIEPGRVVLREADGRERAVSNDVVFTMIGRRAPLDFFRRSGIRIRGEWTAGRAAAFAAFVAFCTFLFNWKAGGSLTRVFESRRWFPFDVRLAGSGDGAAPLATAVAISLREPGFYYSVAYCLAIVLFGVARIRRRRTPYVTRQTVALIAIQLVPLFLLPYVLLPWWGHAGAFDSGVGKTIADHLFPAVSSGQGREYWRAFGLILAWPLFVWNVFSPRPMSWWLAIAFLQTFVAIPLIVRRWGKGAYCGWICSCGALAETLGDRHRQKMPHGPLWNRVNMAGQAILAAALLLFAGRAVSWAAPGTRVGAAAARLYDGMLSGWAPLGIPLNYARLVDLFLAGIVGVGFYFWFSGRVWCRFACPLAALMHVYARFSRFRIFPEKAKCISCNVCTSVCHQGIDVMSFANQGVPMEDPQCVRCSACVQMCPTGVLSFGRVGAGGLPVLDRLPASPVRMTEADRTSIG